One Melitaea cinxia chromosome 20, ilMelCinx1.1, whole genome shotgun sequence DNA segment encodes these proteins:
- the LOC123663646 gene encoding cell cycle control protein 50A-like, with translation MEPDVSPKRNYDQAGAVAPEEKKLTSTSELEDGTNYSVAPDLRTRTAKQIERCSKVFLAKDFIISVVSIALVIIGIIFLTRPRVSISSREKIVDYTDCTILSFDLKETKTCKESQFDYNAPCICLSFFNVTEELEGNLEIYYELETFDQSRNDYVKSRDDNQLKGELAIIPSENCEPYRYDTVLREQKPIYPCGAIADSMFNDTFELINISKDEDVPFIAHGLLTEADKLRYRNPKRTIDFQNFTKPKSWSKSIWELDTTNPENNGVQVIIFLFYDYKWIYSVKSIQMRNCNRPMCTKDKFRKTGLCRFFRGDSDFFFIKISLFVNINERFIGWMKTELKRKPYARVDQNQTVFAKGLLVGEYRLRIGYNYPPALYRGRRTFIISASVLTSTITFSVVGIALLLFGLILLAKTVAIFMINNYVKNKENERPASGENLTNNR, from the exons ATGGAGCCGGATGTTAGCCCTAAGAGAAACTACGACCAAGCCGGTGCGGTTGCTCcggaagaaaaaaaattaacgtcaACCTCAGAGTTAGAAGACGGCACTAATTATTCAGTTGCCCCTGATTTACGTACTCGTACCGCAAAAC AAATAGAACGCTGTTCAAAAGTTTTTCTGGCCAAAGACTTCATAATTAGTGTTGTCTCCATAGCACTTGTTATAATcggaattatatttttaactcgGCCACGTgtg tcTATCAGCTCAAGAGAGAAAATAGTAGATTATACAGATTGCACCATATTAAGTTTTGATCTTAAAGAAACTAAAACATGCAAAGAATCCCAGTTTGATTATAATGCGCCTTGTATATGTCtctctttttttaatgttactgaAGAGCTGGAGGGAAACCTTGAAATTTATTACGAACTGGAGACGTTTGATCAGTCAAGAAATGATTATGTAAAGTCGAg agatgATAATCAGTTGAAGGGAGAATTGGCCATTATCCCGTCTGAAAACTGTGAACCATATAGATATGATACTGTTTTAAGGGAACAAAAACCCATATATCCTTGTGGCGCTATTGCTGACTCAATGTTTAATG ACACATtcgaattgataaatatttcaaaagatGAAGATGTGCCTTTCATTGCTCACGGATTACTAACGGAGGCTGATAAACTCAGATACCGCAACCCAAAAAGAACTATAG actTCCAGAATTTCACAAAGCCAAAAAGCTGGAGTAAATCAATTTGGGAGTTAGATACAACGAATCCAGAAAATAATGGAGTGCaggttattatttttcttttctatgACTACAAATGGATATACAGtgtaaaatctatacaaatgagAAATTGTAATCGTCCTATGTgtacaaaagataaatttagaaaaacaGGATTATGTCGATTTTTTAGAGGAgactcagattttttttttattaaaataagtctCTTTGTTAATATT AACGAAAGGTTTATTGGTTGGATGAAAACCGAATTGAAACGCAAACCATACGCCCGAGTGGACCAAAATCAGACGGTCTTCGCAAAAGGTCTATTAGTGGGAGAATATCGGTTGAGAATTGGTTACA actACCCTCCGGCTCTGTACAGAGGTCGACGGACGTTTATCATATCCGCTTCAGTACTCACTTCGACTATAACTTTCTCTGTGGTTGGAATAGCATTGCTACTCTTTGGTTTAATCTTGCTTGCTAAAACTGTAgccatttttatgatcaataaTTACGTGAAGAATAAAG aaaacgAGAGGCCAGCCAGTGGTGAAAACTTAACGAACAATCgataa
- the LOC123663454 gene encoding cell cycle control protein 50A-like: MATSSDTSDQNVKSRRPAESAFKQQRLPAWQPILTAGTVLPTFFVIGIAFIPVGIGLLYFSDEVKEHVIDYTYCMKEDENITCAEYIRQNDMEPCTCQIPFNLTEDFKGDVYFYYGLSNYYQNHRRYVKSRDDSQLLGRLSDTPSSDCAPFAYNEEDGKMKPIAPCGAIANSLFNDTLTVRPQDSDKNVPVLRTGIAWTSDKEIKFRNPPGDLKTAFANFTKPINWRQPVWMLDPNNTENNGFQNEDLIVWMRTAALPTFRKLYRRVDHSQVGFSTGLFKGPYVLRVEYNYPVTDFDGTKSFIISTTSLLGGKNPFLGVAYVVVGTLCLLLGIVLLVIHVRCSKSTTEMINVNPRTPYT, encoded by the exons ATGGCGACTTCGAGTGACACATCCGATCAAAATGTTAAATCTAGACGTCCAGCAG AATCTGCATTTAAGCAACAACGGCTACCTGCCTGGCAGCCTATTCTTACTGCTGGCACTGTCCTTCCAACATTTTTTGTGATAGGCATCGCTTTCATACCTGTGGGCATTGGCTTACTCTATTTTTCTGATGAG GTAAAAGAGCATGTTATTGATTACACATACTGTATGAAAGAAGATGAAAACATAACTTGTGCCGAGTACATAAGGCAGAATGACATGGAACCTTGCACTTGTCAAATTCCATTTAATCTCACTGAAGATTTTAAAGGTGATGTCTACTTTTACTACGGATTAAGCAACTACTACCAGAATCATCGTAGATATGTAAAGTCAAG AGATGACAGTCAACTACTAGGACGTTTGTCGGATACACCTTCATCTGATTGTGCACCTTTTGCTTACAATGAAGAAGATGGAAAGATGAAGCCTATAGCACCTTGTGGAGCCATTGCCAACTCACTTTTTAATG ATACTTTGACAGTACGTCCTCAAGATTCAGATAAGAACGTCCCAGTTCTAAGAACTGGCATAGCTTGGACATCAGACAAAGAGATAAAGTTCAGAAATCCACCCGGAGACCTTAAGACtg cCTTTGCAAACTTCACAAAGCCAATCAACTGGCGTCAACCGGTGTGGATGCTAGACCCAAACAATACCGAAAATAATGGTTTCcag AATGAAGATTTGATAGTATGGATGCGTACAGCTGCTCTACCGACTTTCCGCAAGTTGTACAGAAGAGTAGATCACTCTCAAGTCGGCTTCAGCACTGGACTCTTTAAGGGACCTTATGTTCTCCGAGTAGAATACA acTACCCGGTGACTGACTTCGACGGTACGAAATCCTTCATCATCTCGACTACTTCCCTGCTGGGGGGTAAGAATCCCTTCCTGGGGGTGGCGTATGTGGTGGTGGGGACACTGTGCCTGCTGTTGGGCATCGTACTACTTGTGATACACGTACGCTGCTCCAAGAG